The Bacteroides ovatus genomic interval CCTTCTTTCCCATATGTTGAACCTATATAATTTTTTCCAGTTTTTCTGTCTGTTATTATATAAATACAGTTTACGGCAGAAAGCATTTTTTTCCATTCAGGATATTCTTTTTCTAATATTATATTTTTTAGCTGTGCGAGGGTTAGAGCTATTTTTTCATATCCGGGGAAAATATGGTCAAATCCTGGAGTAATTTCAATAATCTCTTTATCATTTTTATCATTAAGCCATTGATGCCAAGATATGGTTGAAGGCCCCCAGTCTATAATGATACGTTCTTTTAGTTCATCAAAGCCTTCTACTTCAGTTATTTTATAGCAATATTTGTTAGTGTTGCGTTCGTTGTCAGGACCTTCAATTTTGTAAATACCGATAAAACGGGCAATAGTGCCGTTTTCTCCAATAAAGGAAACAATATAATCGACATTTTTAAATACATCCCTATGCTGCTCACTTTGATATGCTATAAATTTGTCTTTATCATTTCTATACCAGTCATACGGGTTACCTTCTACTTCTACTCCATTTATGAATTGTTTCTGGCGTGCGTCTTTATGTCTTACTAACTTGATTCTTTTATTTATATCTAACCCTCTAAGTTTTAATAGTTCTCCAATTTTGATGATTGCCATAGTAATTTGTTTTTAAGATTAGTAGTTTTAGGATAAGCTTTCCGATTTGGATAGCTTGAGTACAAATATATGAAGAAAAAGTTATAAAGGGAAAAAGAAATTGACTTTTCCCCTTTACGTGGATTATTTTAATCCTTTAATCATTCTATCTATACATTTTTTCTTTTGTTCCATATTGGGATGAACGTAAAGATCAAGTGTTGTACTTATATTAGAATGGCCTAAAATAACACTTACAGTTTTGTAGTCGCAGTTGCTTTCTATGCAACGTGTAGCAAAACTATGTCTAAGACCATGAAATTTTAGTTCTGGAATATTTAGATCTTTCATTAGTTTCTTGTAATAATTGCGATATGTTCTAGGCTCTGTAGGCTTTTCTTCATTTGTTAGAATGTAATAGTTACCGTTCACTATCTTTTTTAATGGCTTTAGAATTCTGATTAATTCTTTTGTAATTGGGATCTCACGAATGGAATTTTTAGTTTTTGGAGTATTGATAATAAGTTCTGTATGTCTTTTCTCTCCATCAATGATATAGATGCGTTCAATTGTCCTTTTAATAGAAATTATTCCTAATTCTATGTTTATATCATCCCACGTTAAAGCGCATACTTCTCCTATTCGTAGTCCGGTACTAAGGCAAATATAAATTCCTAAATTCTTGAATGTGAAATGTTCTTGGATAAAACTCATGATCCTTTTTTGATGTGAGATACTAAGAACTTCTAAATGTTGTTTCTCATCTTCCGTTGGAAATCTGATTTCCCATTCTTTATAATCTAAGTATCCATGTTTTACTCCGAATTTTAATATCATTTTCAATACAATTAAAATATCCTTAATGGATTTTTTACTTAATCCATTATTAATCTTCTGAAGAGCAAATTCCTGTACCTTATTTTCTTCTAACTCATACATTTCTCCAAATGTCGGATAAATGTGATTTTCAAGAATTAGTACATACGCAGCAAATGTCGATTGTTTTACATATTGCTTTTTGTCTTCTTTCCAAAGTACGGAAATTTCTTTGATAGTTTTTTTTTGAATCATACTTATATATTTTTAGTTAAACAAAACAGGGTAAAGCTACGGGAATTGAGGATATAATTGCTATAATGTTCCCCATTTGAGATTCCCGGAGTTTACAAAGGAGTGGGAAATGGCATCACTTCAAGATATAGCAGCAGTGAATCCCAAGTCGAATCCACTTCAAAACTCTTTTGTTTATATAGATTTGGAAGCTGTTGAAAAAGGTGAATTGAGAAAAATTCAAGAAGTAATGCGAGAGGAAGCACCAAGTAGAGCACAGCGCGTCATTTACAAAAATGACATTCTGTTTCAATGTGTTCGTCCGTATCAGAAAAACAACTACATTCATAAGATTCAAAGTAAAAGTAACCAGCAGTGGGTCGCCTCAACTGGATATGCGCAAATTAGGACTACAGAAATACCGAATTATATTTATCATCTATTAAATACAGATGGGTTCAATCGAAAAGTAATGGTTCGTTGCACGGGGTCAAGTTACCCGGCTATTAATAGCGAGGATTTAGCAACAATTAGATTCTATCTTACTACTGATACCAAAGAACAACTTAAAATATCACGATTGTTAGATTTGCTTGATGAACGCATTGCTACCCAAAACAAAATCATTGAGAAACTGCAATCCTTAATTAAGGGAATTGCACAGCATTGCATTAAAGAATCAACAAGTGGAAACACATATGTAAAACTTGGTGATATTTGTCAAATTACAACAGGAAAACTAGATGCAAATGCACAGGTAGATAATGGGATTTATCCATTTTTTACTTGTGCAGAACAACCATTCAAAATTGATAGCTTTGCTTTTGATACAGAAGCTTTACTAATCTCTGGTAATGGCGCTAATTTAGGATATATCAATTATTATCACGGAAAGTTTAATGCTTATCAAAGAACTTATGTGTTAGATATATTCTCCGAAAATATCCAGTACATTAAATGGGCGTTGAAAGTATTGCTGCCCAAAAGAATTGCAATAGAAAAGAGTTCAAGCAACACTCCTTATATAGTACTATCGACTCTCAGTGATTTAAGGTTACCAATTCCCAACAAGAGCATTCAATGCCATATAGCAAAATTAATGCAATCTTTAGAAAGAAAATTATCAAGCCAAATTGCATTGAATGGTTCTTATAATAGGTTGAAGCAATACTTACTCCGCCAGATGTTTATATAAACATTTGACGGAGCAGATACTGCTTTTGTGATGTATAAGCTTTAATAATCTTATTCGCTGTTTTTAATTGGGACTTCAATAATGATATTGCATAGCCTATTTCTCTTTGTTTATCAAGAGAAGGTATTTTGAATACAAGCTGCGAGAAAGCCTCCATATTTAAATTGCGTCTAACGATACTTGCGCCTTGCTCTGATACCATCATATAGCTGTATAAGGCACGATGAGTTTTTAACATTGCAGCCACAAACTGATTGTCGTAACCATCTGCTATTGAAAATACTTTGTAAGAAGGAGAAACTATCCCAATTTCAAATCTATCATTGTAATTGATATTCCCCATCCATAAATTTTGAGGACTTAAAACAACATCATGAAGCCGAATGATTTTATAACCCACATTGTTTTCACTTGCGATGTCTTTTGAAAAATACTCTCGTTGAGAGAATATACCCTTAACTGTGGAACTCAGTACCTCATGTTGATTATTCGTTTGTGAGCGTTCCGACCGTTCCAACAAAATATCTCCGAGACAAACAGATTTTCCTCCAGTATCATATTGCAGCGTATTGTTTAGTCCCTTAATTAAGGATTGTTTGTGTTATAGGTCTGCGATTAGTAAACAGGTATTTGCTCAAGAGCCTAATGGATGGTGTAGATTAGACACTTTATTCTCAAAAGGCAAGGCTGGTGGTACTCCGACTTCCACAAATAAAGAATACTATAATGGAGAAATACCATTCTTGAGTATTAACGATATAACAAAACAAGGTAAGTATGTCCGATATACAGAAAATCATTTGAGCCAAAGTGGATTAGAAAACTCTTCGGCATGGGTAGTTCCAAAGTATAGTTTAATAATGTCAATGTACGCATCAGTTGGCTTGGTAACTATAAATGAAATACCTACTACAACAAGCCAGGCAATGTTTGCAATGCAACTAAAAGACAAAGGTTTATTGGATTATCTGTACTACTACTTGTCATACTTTAAGTATCGCTACATCCACAAGTATCTTGAAACTGGAACACAAAGCAATATCAACGCTGATATTATTCGCGGAATAATGATTCCAATTTATGGACATAGTCGCAATATGGAAATTGCGTCAACACTGCAAGGCATTGATGTAAAAATCGACAATGAGTTATCAGTACTTAAACTATTCAATAAGCAAAAGAACTATCTTTTGTCCCAGATGTTTATATGAACATCTGGGTAAGGAGATATTGCTTCTGCATGGTTAACAAGGTTAGTCTTCGTAGCTCATTAATGATGCGCTCATCGTATGAGTGTAGTATTTTTGCGACCCAAAGAATGTTATTGCCATTTGAGGAATACGGTAACACATAGCTTTCTACATCCCCTTTACCAATATTCATTTGGGCAGCACCTTGACCACAAGCTATCATACTATTCTCAAATCTTTGAGAAGATAGAATTTGATATAGGAACTCTCGATTTACATTTTTTGAAAGTTGCAACAAACCAACTCGTTGGTTGAGTAAATAGTCTCCATTCTTACAAAGAGAAACACGCCCAACATTACCCGTAAGAGATATTAAAATATCTCCTTCTTTTAATACTTGGTGGTCTTGTATATCGTTCGGCAAGTTGATTATGCAATTGCAATCTTCATCGTTTATATATCGCTCGCCAGGCACATTTGTTATTGTGAGGATTTTCCATTTGCCCAGTGCATTATACTTGCCACTCTGGAATGCGTAACCATTTTTCAATGTCGCAATATTCGACAAGCATATAGTAGTTTCTAACAAATCTTTTCGTGCAAACAAATGTTTACTAATCGCAGACTTTAGCTTTTTCAAATCCTCAATGATTTTGTTTTGGGTGGCGATACGTTGGTCTATTAATGAAATAAAACGAATTAATTTTTTTTGCTCTTCCATACAAGGATATGATATGTTGAATCTCTCAATAATATCATAACTAAGATTTTGTTGCTTAGTTCCTTGGGCATATTTTATACCAATGATATTGCCATGCTTCTTATACCACGAGTAAAGAAATTCATTTTGGATGTCCATTTTAGATGTAAAAGCCATACATGCTTGGCTGATGGTCGATTCTCTTGTTGTAATTGAACAAGTACCCCTAACACCATTTGCTTCAAGTCCATATATCGCTATTACAAATGTTCCAACAGGAAGAAGTTTTAAGCTGTTATTTTTTGCAGCTTCCTCTGAAATTTTCTCTTTAGTATCAGATATATAATGCTCTTTGAGTTCACCGCTGGTAATCCAATTTATAGAGCCATCAAACTGATTTTTATTCATTCTACTTGGTGTATTTCCAGAATAGAGTTCGAATTGTTCTCCAATAGAAGACATTTCCCACTCCCCACTAAACTCCGGAAATCTCAAATGGGGAACATTGCATTTATCTTTATTGTTATTATTTGCCATAATCATTTTATTTTTCTAGAAAATAACATTGAGGATTTGTAACGAACAAAAATTATTGGATTAAGCCTAGCTCTTTCAAATAAACATCTATCTGTTTATCTAGTTCTGCTCGTTTTGCTTCTAATTCTTTAATTTCAGTCATGACCGCATGGATATCTATTTCTTCTTCCTCTTCAAAAGTATCTACATAGCGAGGTATATTCAAATTATAATCATTCTCTTTAACTTCCTGCAAAGTGGCACAATGGCTATATTTTTCTATTTCTTTTCTTTCACGATATGTATCGATAATTTTTTGAATATGTTCAGGACGTAACTTATTCTGTGTCTTTACTTTTTCAAATTCTTTACTTGCATCTATAAAGAGGATATTATCATCTTCTTTGCGGCATTTTTTTATTACTAAGATACAAGTTGGAATACTGGTTCCATAGAAAATATTGGCAGGCAATCCGATAATGGCATCGATATAATTTTTCTTTTCAATTAAGAATTGGCGGATTTTTCCTTCTGCAGCTCCACGAAATAATACTCCGTGTGGTGCTACACAAGCCATTGTTCCTCCATCATTGAGATGGTAAATCATGTGAAGGATAAAAGCATAATCTGCTTTAGATCTCGGAGCTAATACTCCAGCCTTACTAAAACGGTCGTCGTTATTGAATTTATCTGCTGCAGTCCAGTCTGCAGAAAAAGGAGGATTGGCAACTACGGCGTCAAATTGTCTGTCTCCAAAAGCGTCAGCTTCTAATGTATCTCCATTTTGG includes:
- a CDS encoding GIY-YIG nuclease family protein; the protein is MAIIKIGELLKLRGLDINKRIKLVRHKDARQKQFINGVEVEGNPYDWYRNDKDKFIAYQSEQHRDVFKNVDYIVSFIGENGTIARFIGIYKIEGPDNERNTNKYCYKITEVEGFDELKERIIIDWGPSTISWHQWLNDKNDKEIIEITPGFDHIFPGYEKIALTLAQLKNIILEKEYPEWKKMLSAVNCIYIITDRKTGKNYIGSTYGKEGIWGRWKEYAKTGGHGNNVTLQKLYDQDNSYPNNFSWSILETLSISISSYEAVNIEKCYKQKLGTLAFGLNNN
- a CDS encoding tyrosine-type recombinase/integrase, which codes for MIQKKTIKEISVLWKEDKKQYVKQSTFAAYVLILENHIYPTFGEMYELEENKVQEFALQKINNGLSKKSIKDILIVLKMILKFGVKHGYLDYKEWEIRFPTEDEKQHLEVLSISHQKRIMSFIQEHFTFKNLGIYICLSTGLRIGEVCALTWDDINIELGIISIKRTIERIYIIDGEKRHTELIINTPKTKNSIREIPITKELIRILKPLKKIVNGNYYILTNEEKPTEPRTYRNYYKKLMKDLNIPELKFHGLRHSFATRCIESNCDYKTVSVILGHSNISTTLDLYVHPNMEQKKKCIDRMIKGLK
- a CDS encoding restriction endonuclease subunit S; translation: MASLQDIAAVNPKSNPLQNSFVYIDLEAVEKGELRKIQEVMREEAPSRAQRVIYKNDILFQCVRPYQKNNYIHKIQSKSNQQWVASTGYAQIRTTEIPNYIYHLLNTDGFNRKVMVRCTGSSYPAINSEDLATIRFYLTTDTKEQLKISRLLDLLDERIATQNKIIEKLQSLIKGIAQHCIKESTSGNTYVKLGDICQITTGKLDANAQVDNGIYPFFTCAEQPFKIDSFAFDTEALLISGNGANLGYINYYHGKFNAYQRTYVLDIFSENIQYIKWALKVLLPKRIAIEKSSSNTPYIVLSTLSDLRLPIPNKSIQCHIAKLMQSLERKLSSQIALNGSYNRLKQYLLRQMFI
- a CDS encoding restriction endonuclease subunit S; translation: MGYKIIRLHDVVLSPQNLWMGNINYNDRFEIGIVSPSYKVFSIADGYDNQFVAAMLKTHRALYSYMMVSEQGASIVRRNLNMEAFSQLVFKIPSLDKQREIGYAISLLKSQLKTANKIIKAYTSQKQYLLRQMFI
- a CDS encoding restriction endonuclease subunit S, with amino-acid sequence MCYRSAISKQVFAQEPNGWCRLDTLFSKGKAGGTPTSTNKEYYNGEIPFLSINDITKQGKYVRYTENHLSQSGLENSSAWVVPKYSLIMSMYASVGLVTINEIPTTTSQAMFAMQLKDKGLLDYLYYYLSYFKYRYIHKYLETGTQSNINADIIRGIMIPIYGHSRNMEIASTLQGIDVKIDNELSVLKLFNKQKNYLLSQMFI
- a CDS encoding restriction endonuclease subunit S, encoding MANNNNKDKCNVPHLRFPEFSGEWEMSSIGEQFELYSGNTPSRMNKNQFDGSINWITSGELKEHYISDTKEKISEEAAKNNSLKLLPVGTFVIAIYGLEANGVRGTCSITTRESTISQACMAFTSKMDIQNEFLYSWYKKHGNIIGIKYAQGTKQQNLSYDIIERFNISYPCMEEQKKLIRFISLIDQRIATQNKIIEDLKKLKSAISKHLFARKDLLETTICLSNIATLKNGYAFQSGKYNALGKWKILTITNVPGERYINDEDCNCIINLPNDIQDHQVLKEGDILISLTGNVGRVSLCKNGDYLLNQRVGLLQLSKNVNREFLYQILSSQRFENSMIACGQGAAQMNIGKGDVESYVLPYSSNGNNILWVAKILHSYDERIINELRRLTLLTMQKQYLLTQMFI